In Thermococcus sp. CX2, the genomic stretch CTTGAGCTCGTCCGTTAGCTCGAGGGAGAGCTTTAAGTTGTAGACCCCCGGCTTTAGGGGCGCCCTCAGGATCCACACGAGTTGAACGCTGTCGCCAACTTTCAGCAGATCAGGAAACTTGGGCTCCTGCAGGATTTGAAAGTTGTCGTCGCCGAGGACGAGCGTCGCACCCGTGAGACCAACCTTTCCTGTGTTGTTGACGAAGACCATCACGTGAAGAGTGCCGCCTGGCCTGACCAGGGTTTTATCAACCGAGAACCTAACCTCGGCCGGCGGCTTGAAGAGGCAGCCGAAGACCAGTACCACGAGAATGAACACAACCGGAACGAGCGCCTTCCTCATGACCATCTTCCAAAGCCTCTTAAGCACTGACGTTAATAAAGTTTGGGTGGTGTCATGATAACGCTGACGACGGACTTCGGCTTGAGGGGCCCCTACGTTGGCGAGATGAAGGTCGCCATGCTGAGGGTCAACCCCAGCGCGGTGCTGGTAGACGTTACCCACTCGGTAACGAGGCATTCGATTTTAGAGGGCTCCTTCGTCATGGAGCAGGTTGTCAAGTATTCCCCCAGGGGAACGGTTCACGTCGGTGTCATCGATCCGGGCGTTGGCACCTCGAGGAGGGCGGTAATAATCGAGGGCGAACAGTTTTTAGTCGTTCCAGATAACGGTCTGGCCACTCTCCCGTTGAAACATATAAAGCCCAGAAAGGCTTACGAGATAGACTTCGACAGGGTCAAACGCTTCACAGGCTGGAGGATAAGCTCCACCTTCCACGGCAGGGACATATTCGGCCCCGTTGGGGCGTTACTCGATGCTGGGCATTCTCCGGAGGAGTTCGGCAGGGAGATTGATCTGGATTCGCTCGTCAGGCTCGAGGTGGAGCCGAAAAGGGAAGGAGATGTTTGGAAGCTGAAGGTCATCTACATCGACGACTTCGGCAACGTCATCCTGAACCTTGAGAACTACGGAAGGCCAAGGGCAGTTGAGCTTCCCGGCTTCAGCCTTACTATTCCATACCTCGATACCTACGGCCGTGTAAAGCCCGGTGAGATGCTCGCTTTACCTGGCAGCCATGATTACCTCGAGATAGCGGTCAATCAGGGTTCAGCTGCAGATGTGTTGGGTCTGAAAGTTGGGGATGCCGTGGATGTGAAGTTAGTCCAATGAAAGTAAGGGGTGATTAAAATGCCGAGGCGCGGTCTCTTCGTTGGCCGTTTCCAGCCGGTTCACAATGGGCATATCAGGGCCCTTGAGTTCGTTTTCTCGCAGGTGGACGAGGTGATAATAGGCATTGGTAGTGCTCAGGCCAGCCACACGCTCAAGAACCCCTTCACGACGAGCGAAAGGATGGAGATGCTCATAAGGGCTCTGGACGAGGCTGGTCTGGAGAAGCGCTACTATCTGATTCCACTACCGGACATCAACTTCAACGCCATCTGGTCAACTTACGTCCAGAGCATGGTTCCAAGATTTGACGTCGTCTTCACTGGAAACTCTCTTGTCGCCCAGCTCTTCCGTGAGAGGGGCTAT encodes the following:
- a CDS encoding S-adenosyl-l-methionine hydroxide adenosyltransferase family protein, whose amino-acid sequence is MITLTTDFGLRGPYVGEMKVAMLRVNPSAVLVDVTHSVTRHSILEGSFVMEQVVKYSPRGTVHVGVIDPGVGTSRRAVIIEGEQFLVVPDNGLATLPLKHIKPRKAYEIDFDRVKRFTGWRISSTFHGRDIFGPVGALLDAGHSPEEFGREIDLDSLVRLEVEPKREGDVWKLKVIYIDDFGNVILNLENYGRPRAVELPGFSLTIPYLDTYGRVKPGEMLALPGSHDYLEIAVNQGSAADVLGLKVGDAVDVKLVQ
- a CDS encoding nicotinamide-nucleotide adenylyltransferase; translation: MPRRGLFVGRFQPVHNGHIRALEFVFSQVDEVIIGIGSAQASHTLKNPFTTSERMEMLIRALDEAGLEKRYYLIPLPDINFNAIWSTYVQSMVPRFDVVFTGNSLVAQLFRERGYEVVVQPMFRKDILSATEIRKRMVEGEPWEELVPKSVAEFIKEIKGVERIKMLATNLENSEKELQAPIRIPEF